One window from the genome of Hydra vulgaris chromosome 02, alternate assembly HydraT2T_AEP encodes:
- the LOC136076164 gene encoding tigger transposable element-derived protein 4-like: MSNKEVAKKYGVPKNTLSTWIKNKTKLLTSLEKNGAKSKRKKLRSGNFKNVDKAIYTWVVAKRSQQVPIDGTILKEKALKFAEALGELDFKSSDCWFHNWKERNGISFKIISGESAAVTNNMTASWNETTLPTLLLNYKLENIFNADEFGLFYQCLPNKTYHLSREKCFGGKNSKVRLTGIAAGSATGEKLPMFVIGKSKNPRCFKHIKQFPCTYKNQLKSWMTGDLFTEWVMKLDSFFRAQNRKVALLVDNCSAHPHIEGLSNINLVFFPPNTTSILQPMDQGVIRSLKAHYRHKIVRLCIKAVDNNEPMPKISILQAMKDLVSSWNAVSKETVINCFKKSGISKTNKSIEEADDDHSFKFLTEELNRLRELDPRAVQEDLSAESYIGLDCDVVTTGSLATDAEIIAQILDPNFENDDNEVEDSVDEAIDVEAPPRPSDI; this comes from the exons ATGTCTAACAAAGAGGTTGCCAAAAAGTATGGAGTCCCAAAGAACACATTATCAAcctggattaaaaataaaaccaagttATTAACCTCACTGGAAAAAAATGGCGCAAAATCTAAACGGAAGAAACTTCGTAGtggtaatttcaaaaatgtagacAAGGCCATATACACGTGGGTCGTTGCAAAAAGAAGTCAACAAGTACCAATTGATGGTACCATACTAAAAGAAAAGGCACTAAAATTCGCAGAAGCATTAGGAGAGTTGGATTTTAAATCATCTGATTGTTGGTTTCATAATTGGAAAGAAAG GAACGGCATCAGCTTTAAAATAATCTCAGGCGAAAGTGCCGCCGTGACGAATAATATGACTGCTTCGTGGAATGAAACTACACTTCCAACATTGCTTTTGAATTACAAGcttgaaaacattttcaatgccgATGAGTTTGGACTATTTTACCAGTGCCTACCAAACAAAACATACCATTTATCACGAGAAAAATGTTTTGGGggaaaaaatagtaaagtcAGACTAACAGGCATAGCAGCAGGGAGTGCAACGGGAGAAAAATTACCTATGTTTGTTATTGGAAAATCTAAAAACCCACGGTGTTTTAAGCACATTAAACAATTTCCTTGCACATataaaaatcagctaaaaagTTGGATGACCGGAGACCTTTTTACAGAATGGGTAATGAAACTTGACTCATTTTTTCGTGCTCAAAACAGGAAAGTAGCACTCCTGGTGGATAACTGTTCTGCCCACCCACACATTGAAGGGCTAAGCAACATCAACCTAGTATTTTTCCCCCCTAACACCACATCTATCCTTCAGCCCATGGATCAAGGCGTAATACGAAGTCTTAAAGCTCATTATCGTCACAAAATTGTGCGTTTGTGTATCAAGGCTGTCGATAATAACGAACCCATGCCAAAAATTTCTATACTTCAAGCAATGAAAGATCTTGTTTCTTCGTGGAATGCTGTGTCGAAGGAGACTGTCatcaactgctttaaaaaatctggtatcagcaaaacaaacaaGAGTATTGAAGAAGCTGATGATGatcattcttttaaatttttgacagaAGAACTTAACCGTTTGCGAGAGTTAGATCCTCGTGCCGTCCAAGAAGATCTCTCAGCGGAATCTTACATTGGTTTAGATTGCGATGTAGTAACCACCGGTTCACTTGCTACTGATGCTGAAATCATTGCTCAGATTTTAGACCCTAATTTTGAAAACGACGATAATGAAGTTGAAGATAGCGTTGACGAAGCTATTGACGTCGAAGCCCCGCCACGCCCATCTGATATTTAA